Proteins encoded by one window of Mycoplasma capricolum subsp. capricolum ATCC 27343:
- the dnaG gene encoding DNA primase — protein sequence MVYITNEKINEIISQANIVDIISSYLHLIKKGNNYLAICPFHNDSNPSLTISPQKRIYTCFSCKATGNVINFIKDYEHVDFLTALKTVCEKSNIQLDELKDFHQPIKDLESEMILKLNSEANDIFKTTLFSNLGSNALEYLKSRNISIEEIKKFEIGFASDKTNLVQKLLDKNYNSLDIEKANLGIITNSYNKDYFINRIIFPIKDENNHIIGFSGRSYTKDNEPKYLNTKENKVFKKSHLAYNIASALKISKALKQIIVLEGFMDVISLSRIDINNTIALMGTSLSNYHLELFKKHNLEVLLFLDGDDPGVQANIKISHQLLKQQINVKIIDNQTSYDPDELINNDLEYLKQIINKPIHPINYLIEKNWSKIDINDPNQIEDFIKKVLSFIVDLNNNILIENTIKKLCELTKISEQTIKKTLDELKTKLNKQQFNKNIIKKPYTINKPISKKNPVDFIKKEYINAEQRIFVSLLISNQFLDKIAANVEKMIHPDIKYATINLINLYNKKIYQGNDINKAFELLKEYNLTGFDKKQEEIINNSLITQITIKESEIDDAFNKLDLYHKHAEVLNLKKMLVESKNKTERIQIWNGIDTLKNKKKKR from the coding sequence ATGGTATATATAACAAATGAAAAAATTAATGAAATCATTTCACAAGCTAATATTGTTGATATAATTTCTTCTTATTTACATCTAATTAAAAAAGGTAATAATTACTTAGCTATTTGCCCTTTTCATAATGATTCAAACCCATCATTAACGATTTCACCACAAAAAAGAATTTATACTTGTTTTAGTTGCAAAGCCACTGGAAATGTTATTAATTTTATAAAAGATTATGAGCATGTTGATTTTTTAACAGCTTTAAAAACAGTGTGTGAAAAATCTAATATACAACTTGATGAATTAAAAGATTTTCATCAGCCTATAAAAGATTTAGAATCTGAAATGATTTTGAAATTAAATTCTGAAGCAAATGATATTTTTAAAACTACTTTATTTTCTAATTTAGGATCTAATGCTTTAGAATATTTAAAATCAAGAAATATTAGTATTGAAGAAATTAAGAAATTTGAAATTGGATTTGCTAGTGATAAAACAAATTTAGTTCAAAAACTATTAGATAAAAATTATAATAGCTTAGATATTGAAAAAGCTAATTTAGGAATTATTACTAATAGTTATAATAAAGATTATTTTATAAATAGAATTATTTTTCCAATTAAAGATGAAAACAATCATATTATTGGATTTAGTGGTCGAAGTTATACTAAAGATAATGAACCTAAATATTTAAATACCAAAGAAAATAAAGTTTTTAAAAAATCTCATTTAGCTTATAACATAGCTAGTGCATTAAAAATTAGTAAAGCTTTAAAACAAATAATTGTTTTAGAAGGTTTTATGGATGTTATTAGTTTAAGTAGAATAGATATTAATAATACTATTGCTTTAATGGGTACTAGTTTATCTAATTATCATCTTGAACTATTTAAAAAACACAATTTAGAAGTTTTACTTTTTTTAGATGGTGATGATCCTGGAGTTCAAGCAAATATTAAAATTAGTCATCAATTATTAAAACAACAAATTAATGTAAAGATTATTGATAATCAAACTAGTTATGATCCTGATGAATTAATTAATAATGATCTTGAATATCTTAAACAAATTATTAATAAACCCATTCATCCTATTAATTATTTAATAGAAAAAAATTGATCAAAAATTGATATTAATGATCCTAATCAAATTGAAGATTTTATTAAAAAAGTTTTGAGTTTTATAGTTGATCTTAACAACAATATATTAATTGAAAATACTATTAAAAAACTATGTGAATTAACTAAAATTTCAGAACAAACTATTAAAAAAACTTTAGATGAATTAAAAACTAAACTAAATAAACAACAATTTAATAAAAATATTATTAAAAAACCTTACACTATTAATAAACCTATTAGTAAAAAAAATCCAGTTGATTTTATTAAAAAAGAATATATTAATGCTGAACAAAGAATTTTTGTTTCACTATTAATAAGTAATCAATTTTTAGATAAAATCGCAGCTAATGTTGAAAAGATGATTCATCCAGACATTAAGTATGCAACAATTAATCTAATTAATTTATATAATAAAAAAATTTATCAAGGAAATGATATTAATAAAGCATTTGAACTACTTAAAGAGTATAATCTTACAGGCTTTGATAAAAAACAAGAAGAAATTATCAATAATTCTTTAATAACACAAATAACAATTAAAGAATCTGAAATTGATGATGCTTTTAATAAATTAGACTTATATCATAAACATGCAGAAGTTTTAAATTTAAAAAAAATGCTTGTTGAAAGTAAAAATAAAACAGAGAGAATTCAAATCTGAAATGGAATTGATACTCTGAAAAATAAAAAGAAAAAGAGGTAA
- the recO gene encoding DNA repair protein RecO: MEKTLKGIVLNSFDFRDYDKIITIYSNLYGKISLVCLGVNKTKSKNKYAINYLSYSNFEIFKAKNKLGLSKLKRSELINSFSHIATDFNLYVYANVLTSLVMNLEDHMKNYNLFKILKLSIFLINSKPNISFKVCILFMFYFLKIIGNQINLTVCGFCNSKINPIIAISFTNYCSSCKFCYFDDCLIIDNQLKNFINSIVKDDFIASLNQKISNQNLKILTKFVLSYYKDQVGIFTTSMYLLSTINQFK; encoded by the coding sequence ATGGAAAAAACCTTAAAAGGAATTGTTTTAAATAGTTTTGATTTTAGAGATTATGACAAAATTATAACAATCTATTCTAATTTATATGGAAAAATTAGTTTAGTTTGTCTTGGTGTTAATAAAACAAAAAGTAAAAATAAATATGCTATTAATTATTTGTCATATTCAAATTTTGAAATATTTAAAGCAAAAAATAAACTTGGGCTATCTAAATTAAAAAGATCAGAATTGATCAATAGTTTTAGTCATATAGCAACTGATTTTAACTTATATGTTTATGCTAATGTTTTAACTTCATTAGTAATGAATTTAGAAGATCATATGAAAAATTATAATTTATTTAAAATTTTAAAATTAAGTATTTTTTTGATTAATAGTAAACCTAATATTTCATTTAAGGTTTGTATTTTATTTATGTTTTATTTTTTAAAAATAATTGGTAATCAAATTAATTTAACTGTATGTGGTTTTTGTAATTCTAAAATAAATCCAATTATTGCAATTAGTTTTACTAATTATTGTTCAAGTTGTAAATTTTGTTATTTTGATGATTGTTTAATAATTGATAATCAATTAAAAAACTTTATAAATTCTATAGTTAAAGATGATTTTATAGCTAGTTTGAATCAAAAGATTTCTAATCAAAATTTAAAGATTTTAACTAAGTTTGTTTTAAGTTATTACAAAGATCAAGTAGGGATTTTTACAACTAGTATGTATCTATTATCTACTATTAATCAGTTTAAATAG
- a CDS encoding glycine--tRNA ligase gives MSKSIEKMISHLKNQGFVFQGSEIYGGLANSWDYGPLGCEVKNKLKKVWWDFFVKKNPLNIGLDSSIILNSKVWKASGHIDGFNDPLIDCKNCKSRWRADKLIEEFDPSINTGIMSNLQLEEYINQNNIVCKKCQKKDFTQIRKFALMFKTNQGVLEDDSSIVYLRPETAQGIFINFKNVQRSMRKKLPFGIGQIGKSFRNEITPGNFIFRTREFEQMELEFFFDPNDSNDWFKYWLEQIEIFLTQKISLDKNNYKIRENLKDELAHYALKTSDIEFNFPFGWGELWGISHRSDFDLKVHQNLSKEDLTVLKEENNQKILANVIEPSVGVERLMLAIFWQAYTEEQLEENNSRIVLKLPYNLAPYQVAITPLSKQLNQNANQLFLELLKDFDAIYDETGNIGKRYRRQDAIGTPFVITYDFQTLEDQKVTIRYRDTMKQERILISQLKDFLNSQFN, from the coding sequence ATGTCTAAATCAATAGAAAAAATGATTAGTCACTTGAAAAATCAAGGGTTTGTTTTTCAAGGATCAGAAATTTATGGAGGTTTAGCAAATAGTTGAGATTATGGTCCTTTAGGGTGTGAAGTTAAAAATAAATTAAAAAAGGTTTGATGAGATTTTTTTGTTAAAAAAAATCCTTTAAACATAGGATTAGATAGCTCAATTATTTTAAATTCTAAAGTTTGAAAAGCTTCTGGTCATATTGATGGGTTTAATGATCCATTAATTGATTGTAAGAATTGTAAAAGTAGATGAAGAGCAGATAAGTTAATTGAAGAATTTGATCCATCTATTAATACTGGAATAATGAGTAATTTGCAATTAGAAGAATATATAAATCAAAACAATATAGTATGTAAAAAATGTCAAAAAAAAGATTTTACACAGATTAGAAAATTTGCTTTAATGTTTAAAACTAATCAAGGTGTTTTAGAAGATGATTCTTCAATTGTTTATTTAAGACCTGAAACAGCTCAAGGAATTTTTATTAATTTTAAAAATGTTCAAAGAAGTATGAGAAAAAAACTTCCATTTGGAATTGGTCAAATTGGAAAATCTTTTAGAAATGAAATTACTCCTGGTAATTTTATTTTTAGAACTAGAGAATTTGAACAAATGGAATTAGAGTTCTTTTTTGATCCAAATGATTCTAATGATTGATTTAAATACTGATTAGAACAAATAGAAATATTTTTAACTCAAAAAATTTCTCTTGATAAAAATAACTATAAAATTAGAGAAAATTTAAAAGATGAATTAGCTCATTATGCTTTAAAAACTAGTGATATTGAATTTAATTTTCCTTTTGGATGAGGAGAATTATGAGGAATTAGTCACCGTTCTGATTTTGATTTAAAAGTACATCAAAACTTAAGTAAAGAAGACTTGACAGTTTTAAAAGAAGAAAATAATCAAAAAATTCTAGCTAATGTTATTGAACCAAGTGTTGGAGTTGAAAGATTGATGTTAGCAATTTTTTGACAAGCATACACTGAAGAACAATTAGAAGAAAATAATTCAAGAATAGTTTTAAAATTACCTTATAATTTAGCACCATATCAAGTTGCTATAACTCCATTATCTAAACAATTAAATCAAAATGCTAATCAATTATTTTTAGAATTATTAAAAGATTTTGATGCCATTTATGATGAAACTGGAAATATAGGAAAACGTTATAGAAGACAAGATGCAATTGGTACTCCATTTGTTATAACTTATGATTTTCAAACATTAGAAGATCAAAAAGTAACTATTAGATATAGAGATACAATGAAGCAAGAAAGGATTTTAATTTCTCAATTAAAAGACTTTTTAAACTCACAATTTAATTAA